The following coding sequences lie in one Glycine soja cultivar W05 chromosome 16, ASM419377v2, whole genome shotgun sequence genomic window:
- the LOC114391170 gene encoding alpha-galactosidase 1-like, producing the protein MEIRKTLVVVVMTLMFCSVSDSLRLFNNGKSESQHRRNLVANGLGATPPMGWNSWNHFHLKINETVIRETADALVSTGLSKLGYTYVNIDDGWGEMTRDVDGNLVAHKTKFPSGIKALADYVHGKGLKLGIYSAAGYFTCANVMPGSLGHEEQDAKTFASWGVDYLKYDNCNNGGIKPIDRYPIMTRSLMKAGRPIYFSLCEWGDMHPALWGYQVGNSWRTTDDIRDNWDSMLSKADMNEVYADYARPGGWNDPDMLEIGNGGMNKSQYIVHFSLWAISKAPLIIGCDVRNMTEDTKEILSNTEVIAVNQDPLGKQGKKVRMESALEVWSGPLSEYRVAVVLLNKYSDRRASITALWEDIGLDPSSVVEARDLWEHKTLERQFVGKLTDTVEPHSCKMYVLKPIA; encoded by the exons ATGGAGATAAGAAAAACGTTGGTGGTTGTTGTGATGACACTTATGTTTTGTTCGGTTTCCGATTCATTAAGGTTGTTTAACAATGGTAAGAGTGAGAGCCAACACAGGAGAAATCTTGTTGCCAATGGCCTTGGTGCCACTCCTCCAATGGG GTGGAATAGCTGGAATcattttcacttaaaaataaACGAAACAGTCATCCGAGAAACAG CTGATGCCCTTGTTTCTACGGGTCTATCCAAGCTAGGATACACTTATGTTAACATAG ATGATGGCTGGGGTGAAATGACCCGGGATGTCGAT GGTAATTTGGTAGCCCATAAAACCAAATTTCCTTCTGGCATCAAAGCTCTTGCAGATTATGTTCATGGGAAGGGTCTTAAGCTTGGCATTTATTCAGCTGCAGG GTATTTTACTTGTGCAAATGTGATGCCTGGTTCACTTGGTCATGAAGAGCAAGATGCCAAGACTTTCGCATCATGG ggtGTTGATTATCTCAAGTATGATAATTGTAACAATGGTGGAATAAAGCCTATTGATAG ATACCCTATTATGACTCGATCTTTGATGAAGGCAGGCCGTCCAATCTACTTCTCGCTATGTGAATG GGGAGACATGCACCCTGCATTATGGGGTTATCAAGTGGGAAATAGCTGGAGAACTACTGATGACATTAGGGATAACTGGGATAG TATGCTTTCAAAAGCAGATATGAATGAAGTTTATGCTGATTATGCAAGACCTGGTGGTTGGAATG ATCCTGACATGCTCGAGATAGGAAATGGAGGGATGAACAAAAGTCAATATATTGTTCACTTCAGTTTATGGGCCATTTCCAAG GCCCCTCTTATAATTGGCTGTGATGTTAGAAATATGACTGAAGACACTAAAGAGATACTATCAAATACGGAGGTTATTGCAGTTAACCAAG ATCCACTTGGTAAACAAGGTAAAAAGGTTAGGATGGAAAGCGCTCTCGAG gTTTGGTCAGGTCCTCTTTCAGAATACAGGGTGGCTGTTGTTTTACTCAATAAATACTCTGATCGTCGTGCGTCCATTACTGCTCTATGGGAAGATATTGGCCTTGATCCTTCTAGTGTTGTTGAAGCACGAGACCTTTGGGAG CACAAGACATTGGAAAGACAATTCGTGGGTAAATTGACTGACACTGTTGAACCACATTCTTGCAAAATGTATGTGCTGAAGCCAATAGCTTGA
- the LOC114391171 gene encoding thioredoxin H9-like isoform X2, producing MGNCLRKAHADDDSDHIVELASGNVQLITTKESWDQKLDQARKESKIVIANFSATWCGPCKVIAPHYCELSVKYPSIMFLLVDVDELADFSTSWDIKATPTFFFLKDGKEVDKLVGANKPELEKKIVVVNDVVPHKQ from the exons ATGGGGAATTGTTTGCGCAAG GCTCATGCGGATGATGATTCTGATCATATTGTGGAGCTTGCTTCTGGGAATGTGCAACTTATTACTACCAAAGAATCTTGGGACCAAAAGTTGGATCAAGCGAGGAAGGAGAGTAAAATT GTAATTGCAAATTTCAGTGCAACATGGtgtggtccttgtaaggtgatTGCACCACATTATTGCGAGTTGTCCGTGAAATACCCGTCTATCATGTTCTTATTAGTCGATGTGGATGAACTAGCT GACTTCAGCACTTCGTGGGACATCAAAGCCACACcaactttcttctttcttaaagATGGAAAAGAAGTTGACAAACTTGTAGGAGCCAACAAGCCAGAGCTGGAGAAGAAGATTGTTGTGGTTAATGATGTAGTGCCTCATAAGCAATAG
- the LOC114390475 gene encoding mannan endo-1,4-beta-mannosidase 6-like isoform X1 gives MYLSILTKHHTQRVPIPTDPLFFVCNFSLNLISSAILSTSPQPGIKLLQLGFRKEESYMDSTHTNSEYEDWESVDTADSILSYGSELGDMEENEWQMVQTKGNQFVVNDQPFYVNGFNTYWLMVFAADESTRGKVTEVFKHASSVGMSVCRTWAFNDGQWRALQKSPSVYDEDVFKALDFVVSEARKYKIRLILSLANNWEAYGGKAQYVKWGNAAGLNLTSDDEFFSHPSLRSYYKAHAKTVLNRVNTFTNITYKEDPTIFAWELMNEPRCTSDSSGDVLQDWIKEMAFYVKSIDPKHLVEIGLEGFYGPSTPQKYQFNPNSYAQEVGTDFIRNHQVLGVDFASVHIYPDSWISQSIADSHLPFIKSWMEAHIEDAEKYLGMPVVFAEFGVSAKAPGYNSTYRDNLINTVYKTILNSTKKGGSGAGSLVWQLFPDGTDYMDDGYSIVLSKSPSTSSIISLQSTRLALFNSLCSKKCRWGCKKRNVLEKVLIHDEL, from the exons ATGTATCTtagcattctcacaaaacatcATACGCAAAGAGTGCCAATTCCAACCGATCCACTCTTCTTCGTTTGCAATTTTTCTCTGAATCTGATTTCTTCAGCTATCCTTTCTACTTCTCCCCAACCAGGGATCAAACTCCTCCAACTAGGttttagaaaagaagaaagctacATGGACTCAACACACACAAACAG TGAATATGAAGATTGGGAGAGCGTTGATACAGCAGATTCTATCTTAAGTTATGG AAGTGAATTGGGAGACATGGAAGAAAATGAATGGCAGATGGTGCAAACGAAAGGAAACCAATTTGTGGTGAACGACCAACCTTTCTATGTCAATGGATTCAACACATACTGGTTGATGGTATTTGCTGCTGATGAGTCCACACGAGGGAAGGTCACTGAGGTGTTCAAACATGCATCCTCTGTGGGTATGTCAGTTTGTAGGACTTGGGCCTTCAATGATGGCCAATGGCGTGCTCTTCAGAAATCTCCTTCAGTTTATGATGAAGACGTATTCAAG GCCTTGGACTTTGTGGTAAGTGAAGCTAGGAAATACAAAATCAGGCTCATATTATCACTGGCTAACAACTGGGAGGCTTATGGTGGCAAAGCACAGTATGTTAAGTGGGGCAATGCAGCTGGCCTTAACTTGACATCTGATGATGAATTCTTTTCACATCCATCTCTCAGAAGCTACTACAAGGCTCATGCTAAG ACGGTGCTCAATAGAGTCAATACATTCACAAATATCActtacaaggaagatccaacaatCTTTGCTTGGGAACTGATGAATGAGCCTCGATGCACCTCAGACTCCTCAGGTGATGTGTTACAG GATTGGATAAAAGAAATGGCATTCTATGTGAAGAGCATTGATCCAAAACACCTAGTGGAGATTGGACTGGAAGGATTTTATGGCCCCTCGACACCTCAGAAATATCAGTTCAACCCAAACTCATATGCTCAAGAGGTTGGAACTGATTTTATCAGGAACCACCAGGTTCTAGGTGTTGACTTCGCTTCTGTTCACATATATCCAGACTCTTG GATTTCACAATCAATTGCTGATTCCCATCTTCCATTTATAAAGTCTTGGATGGAAGCCCACATAGAGGATGCTGAAAAGTATCTTGGAATGCCAGTTGTTTTTGCTGAGTTTGGTGTATCTGCAAAAGCTCCTGGCTACAATTCAACATATAGAGACAACCTTATAAACACTGTGTACAAGACCATCCTGAACTCTACAAAGAAAGGAGGTAGTGGGGCTGGAAGCCTTGTGTGGCAGCTCTTTCCTGATGGAACAGATTACATGGATGATGGGTATTCAATTGTTCTCTCAAAATCACCTTCCACTTCAAGCATTATATCCCTTCAATCCACAAGGCTAGCCCTATTCAATTCCTTGTGTTCAAAGAAATGCCGTTGGGGTTGTAAGAAGAGAAATGTGTTGGAAAAAGTACTCATTCATGACGAACTGTAA
- the LOC114390475 gene encoding mannan endo-1,4-beta-mannosidase 6-like isoform X2, translating to MYLSILTKHHTQRVPIPTDPLFFVCNFSLNLISSAILSTSPQPGIKLLQLGFRKEESYMDSTHTNSEYEDWESVDTADSILSYGELGDMEENEWQMVQTKGNQFVVNDQPFYVNGFNTYWLMVFAADESTRGKVTEVFKHASSVGMSVCRTWAFNDGQWRALQKSPSVYDEDVFKALDFVVSEARKYKIRLILSLANNWEAYGGKAQYVKWGNAAGLNLTSDDEFFSHPSLRSYYKAHAKTVLNRVNTFTNITYKEDPTIFAWELMNEPRCTSDSSGDVLQDWIKEMAFYVKSIDPKHLVEIGLEGFYGPSTPQKYQFNPNSYAQEVGTDFIRNHQVLGVDFASVHIYPDSWISQSIADSHLPFIKSWMEAHIEDAEKYLGMPVVFAEFGVSAKAPGYNSTYRDNLINTVYKTILNSTKKGGSGAGSLVWQLFPDGTDYMDDGYSIVLSKSPSTSSIISLQSTRLALFNSLCSKKCRWGCKKRNVLEKVLIHDEL from the exons ATGTATCTtagcattctcacaaaacatcATACGCAAAGAGTGCCAATTCCAACCGATCCACTCTTCTTCGTTTGCAATTTTTCTCTGAATCTGATTTCTTCAGCTATCCTTTCTACTTCTCCCCAACCAGGGATCAAACTCCTCCAACTAGGttttagaaaagaagaaagctacATGGACTCAACACACACAAACAG TGAATATGAAGATTGGGAGAGCGTTGATACAGCAGATTCTATCTTAAGTTATGG TGAATTGGGAGACATGGAAGAAAATGAATGGCAGATGGTGCAAACGAAAGGAAACCAATTTGTGGTGAACGACCAACCTTTCTATGTCAATGGATTCAACACATACTGGTTGATGGTATTTGCTGCTGATGAGTCCACACGAGGGAAGGTCACTGAGGTGTTCAAACATGCATCCTCTGTGGGTATGTCAGTTTGTAGGACTTGGGCCTTCAATGATGGCCAATGGCGTGCTCTTCAGAAATCTCCTTCAGTTTATGATGAAGACGTATTCAAG GCCTTGGACTTTGTGGTAAGTGAAGCTAGGAAATACAAAATCAGGCTCATATTATCACTGGCTAACAACTGGGAGGCTTATGGTGGCAAAGCACAGTATGTTAAGTGGGGCAATGCAGCTGGCCTTAACTTGACATCTGATGATGAATTCTTTTCACATCCATCTCTCAGAAGCTACTACAAGGCTCATGCTAAG ACGGTGCTCAATAGAGTCAATACATTCACAAATATCActtacaaggaagatccaacaatCTTTGCTTGGGAACTGATGAATGAGCCTCGATGCACCTCAGACTCCTCAGGTGATGTGTTACAG GATTGGATAAAAGAAATGGCATTCTATGTGAAGAGCATTGATCCAAAACACCTAGTGGAGATTGGACTGGAAGGATTTTATGGCCCCTCGACACCTCAGAAATATCAGTTCAACCCAAACTCATATGCTCAAGAGGTTGGAACTGATTTTATCAGGAACCACCAGGTTCTAGGTGTTGACTTCGCTTCTGTTCACATATATCCAGACTCTTG GATTTCACAATCAATTGCTGATTCCCATCTTCCATTTATAAAGTCTTGGATGGAAGCCCACATAGAGGATGCTGAAAAGTATCTTGGAATGCCAGTTGTTTTTGCTGAGTTTGGTGTATCTGCAAAAGCTCCTGGCTACAATTCAACATATAGAGACAACCTTATAAACACTGTGTACAAGACCATCCTGAACTCTACAAAGAAAGGAGGTAGTGGGGCTGGAAGCCTTGTGTGGCAGCTCTTTCCTGATGGAACAGATTACATGGATGATGGGTATTCAATTGTTCTCTCAAAATCACCTTCCACTTCAAGCATTATATCCCTTCAATCCACAAGGCTAGCCCTATTCAATTCCTTGTGTTCAAAGAAATGCCGTTGGGGTTGTAAGAAGAGAAATGTGTTGGAAAAAGTACTCATTCATGACGAACTGTAA
- the LOC114391171 gene encoding thioredoxin H-type-like isoform X1: MMSKNDVNRGNNWIKAHADDDSDHIVELASGNVQLITTKESWDQKLDQARKESKIVIANFSATWCGPCKVIAPHYCELSVKYPSIMFLLVDVDELADFSTSWDIKATPTFFFLKDGKEVDKLVGANKPELEKKIVVVNDVVPHKQ; the protein is encoded by the exons ATGAT GAGTAAAAACGATGTTAACAGAGGTAACAACTGGATTAAG GCTCATGCGGATGATGATTCTGATCATATTGTGGAGCTTGCTTCTGGGAATGTGCAACTTATTACTACCAAAGAATCTTGGGACCAAAAGTTGGATCAAGCGAGGAAGGAGAGTAAAATT GTAATTGCAAATTTCAGTGCAACATGGtgtggtccttgtaaggtgatTGCACCACATTATTGCGAGTTGTCCGTGAAATACCCGTCTATCATGTTCTTATTAGTCGATGTGGATGAACTAGCT GACTTCAGCACTTCGTGGGACATCAAAGCCACACcaactttcttctttcttaaagATGGAAAAGAAGTTGACAAACTTGTAGGAGCCAACAAGCCAGAGCTGGAGAAGAAGATTGTTGTGGTTAATGATGTAGTGCCTCATAAGCAATAG